ttttttttttttttttccttcaaggTTGCTGCTATTGTTGCTCTCGCTCATCATGCCCAATTAGTGTACATATGTATTTaaacacgatttttttttaatgaaataatatcAACTCTCACTTCTTCCCCCATCAATGCAATATTAAGTACTCTTTCTTTTCCAGATTCTCCCCTTGCACATTTCGTTTTCCTCTTGCAATGTtgacttctttttttatttgaacgGTTAGGAAAGACTTTAAGAACGTAAAACCCTTTGGGTTTATATggtataataaatttaacttctAAATTACaatagataataatttaagtaATAACTATTTATCTACCTATTTAGtcatttgtaataattttttgttgaatgtCACCTgaggataatattataattatacaaaatctGACAAGTGGGAtggttttattactttatacaaaagaaaatgctaaggAGCGAGAGGAACGAGAGAATGACGAGAGAAACGGCATTCTCTCATGCCGTTTCGCTTATCGTTCCTCTCGCtacataaaacattaaaataataaaaggatgaataaaaaatgaataaagaaaGACTGCTTTATCGCTTCGTGCAGAGAGAAATCTTATCAATATCTCCAGCCCTCACTTTCCTCTCTCCCTCACGGCTTCCGGCGTGCCTCACCAGCTTCTCTTCCTCACGCTTCCGGCTTGCCTCACCAGCTTTTGTCTCCCTCACTCTTCCAAAAGCTCCCTCACGGTCCTTTccttagaaaaaaattgttaaacttCCAGAAGCTCCCTCACGGCTTCCAGCGTGCCTCACCAGCTTCTCTCTCCCTCACGCTTCCGGCTTGCCTCACCAGCTTATCTCTCCCTCACGCTTCCAGAAGCTCCCTCACGCTTCCGGCTTGCCTCACCAGCTTCTCTCTCCCTCACGCTTCCAGATCCCTCACGGTCCTTTCCCTAGCACTAGTAATCTTGATTATCTTTGCTTCGTACAAAAAGGGAAGGCTCTGCACTAGTAATTTTAGCAAGCCATACGGGATGTTTttaaacaatagttgataCAAGCAACTCTGAAATTCATCAACTGAGCAAATTCAAGAGGAATGCAAAGTAATCTCAATTTGAAGAAGATTTCCACCATTACACtagatgaaaattaaaaccaaattgTATCTTGTTCACATGGGTGGAGTTTAAGTGAGATTCAACAATAGTCACCCTCAGAGATTTACTCTCATGTACATAACACCTGGAACAAAAGTTCACAGAAAAACTGACAGAAGGAAAATGAATTACACATATAATTCTCCACCGAAAACTAACAATCACTTTAAAAGGTGAAAAAAGTGAGCTAGGTAAGCCAATAATGAGGTGCTCATCGGTAAAGGGAGACTGCTCAACAATGTGGTTGAAGATAATAAGTAAAGAGTAGGAGAGAGGAAAGTGAAAGCTAGATTTCACGCCAAAGTTGGATTTCAcgacatttttttattcatttctttttatttttttaatgtttaatgaGTGAGAGGAACGAGAGGAGAAACGGCAGGAGAGAATGTCGTTTCTATCGTCCTTCTCTCATCCCTCTCGATACCTAGCAGCACTCTTATACAAAAGGCGGGGTAAATATCAccaccctttttttttacttttggcGCTTATTTTTACGTATTTTTGTTTTCGTACTAAGTTTATTGTTTATCTATAATGGCCCCCTCTTTGGCCCCTTCAGGTTTACAAATTTGGTGTTATACCCCACTTACATTATCAGTTTCTGTGTTTATGGTCCGCTGTCGATCAAAAAATCTCGTTTCAATCATTTTGTTTGTGCCTCAACAAGTCACATGGGCCGGGTTAGCTCCAGCCCACTCTAAATCCTTTCGCATCAGCTTGCCACAGCCCGTTTACACCTCTCGAATTAGTCAGCGGAGGTTTTGGAGATTTTAGGTTCAAATCAGAAGCAGCTTCACTTGCACTTTCTTGCTTGCCAAACAGAACGATgggaaaaaataagaaaaatagaggAGGCGAAAAGAGTGAACACAGTCCTTCGACTGTGTTCGTCAACAACTTGCCTTACTCTTTCACTAACTCTCAGGTACTTTCTCTTCTTATTATAATCAATCTCCTTGCTTCTCTTATAATAACTctcccaaaaagaaaaaaattcaaaatcccgtcaagtatatattatttttcgtTTAGTTAAACTCATTTTTCTATCCTTATAGCAGTGAAAATAGCATTGTTCTTTCAAtttgttaacttttttttttgtttcaattttaacCTCGTTTTGGTTTGATGATGCTTAGCTTGAGGAAGCATTCAGTGATGTCGGGCCAATCAGGCGATGCTTTATGGTTACCAAGAAAGGTAAGCATAACAACAGCTTAAATTATGCACGTGTTTTTTCTAATCCAACTTATTCacttattgtaaatttatcaGCTTAGTAGAGGTTCAATTTTGTAAGGCTTAAGTTGAAATACGTTAAGTATATTTCAGCGTCATTTTCTAATGAAGTAGTTGCTTTTACGTATTCCCGTGATTCTTTGCGagcattttatgtttattaggTTGTTTTCATTTTGGCAACTTGATTGTAGATTTACCTGATGCTAGCTTTTTAAAGATTGAATTAATTCAAAAGCATTGCTGaagttttttaatatcattgttattattattagaattgCTGGGCAAAGTTGATTTGTTATACTTATACTTTTTAAGGGGGATCTTTCTAAGTTTGAATTAGCCCTGACCACTTGGTTTGGGGCAATGTAGTGATAATTTCTGAAGTGTGAAATATGGTTTTAGAAAATTTGGCTGTGTTATAATCTTTGTTTTGTGTTTACAGGGTCAAATGAACACCGTGGCTTTGGTTACGTTCAATTGTAAGTcggtattttttctttcttaaattAAGACATTTATTTCACTCTTCTCTTTGATGCTCTTTTTCTTTGCAGTTGAGCAGTTTATCACCATTCTTCCATAAAGAATGATATTTAGAGTTTTGAAATTACTCACTCACTTCATCGCTTAGCTGTGAACTTCATCTTTTCTGATTTACATGCTTAGTTTCATGAGCATGAAAGAAATGAACATATAGTGGAAATTGTCTAAATTTCTGTTGAGCACTTGATATTTGCATGAGATATTTCTTGAATTATGATTGGTAGTATTTAAAGTTTCTGATCACTTTTACTCTTGTGCAAAATGTGCATACTTGCTAATTTGAGGAACATGAAGTCATTTACTCTTTTAATCATCtgtttttgtgattaattgaTATATCGTGAGGGGAAATTTTCAAGCCTAATCTACTTTGAGGTTGTCTCATGTATGTTATTTGTATCCATTTGCAGCGCTGTTATGGAAGACGCTAATCGTGCTGTTGAGATGAAAAATGGTACATCTGTTGGAGGTCGGAAAATTGGAGTTAAACATGCCATGCATCGTGCCTCCCTGGAGCAGCGCCGTTCGAAAGTAACTCAAGGTTATGAGCATGGACTTTTAGTATCTTATGTCTCGCTTCATCATATTTAATGAATGCATTCAAATTTTTGCTAAAATTTTATCCCTTTTTCGCCAATCAATTAGAGGTTCAGGCTGATGATATAGAGAAAACAATGGATAACAAGGATGATGTAATCTCTGGGGCAGAGAAGCATTCATCAAAGTTATTGGAATCAGGTTGGGATTCGTCTTTGTTTTATCAAAGTATGTTTGTTcatatttcttttagttttactatttttatctAATGTCTTGAACCAAATTTCAGGGAAAACTGTGAAACCCAGAAAAGCGGCAACACTTGGCATTGACCTTGCAGATAAGGAGGACTGTTCACAGAAGCAGAGGTTCTCAATATTCTGAACCACCtttattttaaagtcaaataGCCTTGGAGTtgaagcaaaagaaaataccATGTGTTTATAAACTTGTAGTTGTTTCATGAATTGTTTTCATCATAATCACCTTATATATACTATTTTGCATCACATAGCATGCAGAAAGCTATGTTGAATGTTTTCTTCTGTCTAAATTTTCCAAGAAGGTGTCTGATGTTGCTTgttatatgaatatttttttttcccctctttcGAATTGGGTTCAGAATCTCAATGTAAATGGAACAACAGATTTGGGTTTTACCGCACTGAAAAGTCTTAAGGAATATCTGTTGCATTTTTCCTTTGATATTGATCACTTAAATATTGACTGGCTATTTATGGAAATTGAAAATAGCAGTTGAAATGCATAACCTCCTATGAAACACCTAAGTGATATATTTTCCTGAACTTCAATTCTTTAGTTAGAATTTTGTTCTCAACTGACAAAACAAATTGTGACCATGCTATGTGTTATTTGCCTTATATCATTGCTTGGTAATTTTTGAATTCAGTTATTTATAGCAGTCCCGCGGCTTTTTAACCTTTCTTTACGTTTCATGTTCCTGTTGTGCAGAGTTGCTAGAACTGTGATAATTGGTGGTCTTCTGAATGCTGATATGGCTGAAGAAGTTCACCGTCTTGCTGGAAGCATTGGCACTGTGTGTTCTGTAACTTATCCTCTTCCAAAAGAAGAACTTGAACAACATGGTAAGGCCTTTCCTTTTTCCCTTGATTCAATATCTTAGCTTAGTGCTTGAAACAGATTTTGCTTGTCTATGCCATGCAAAAGTTATTCCGATTTATGAATCCTGCAACCGCATAATGAAATTGAGATGATAATGCTTATGCCATTCACTTAGAAATCAGAAAATTGAAACATTAGATCAGTGAGATCTGAGAGCATATGCACTATCTTATTGATTTTGCATTCAAGATTTTGATGGTCGGATTTGCAACCAAATCAGGATGCAGTCTGCCTCAGTGGACTGTTTTCTAGAGGCCTGTTGATAGTTTCAGACTACTATCTTTGGAGGCAACATTCCTAgcttttttttgaagtttccATGGCTTTATCTGTTTGAATCACTAACTTCCCTTTACTGCTTAACGCCTATAACTTAGTtgatggattgaaaatgctcCCTATTTTCTATGGTGTCATAGAACacaacaaattgtttttgggatttaatagCAGCTGAAGTGCCATAGCACATCTACTGTCTTTGTCTTCTTCACAGGTATCTCTGGCATATGGATGTAGTATCTTAGTATATTTGCTGCATTGGTCCCCACCACATATTCTAATACTGTCATACTAGCTTGTTCATTTGGCCGTGATCTTTGTAGAGTTCGAtcttatttgtatttaaataattccgcaaaaagccaaaaatacATAGTTGATGTTACAGACGTTTGGTGAAAACATCGTGCGGGTGGTTTCCAGTTTGAAGGATACTATAGCAAACTAAAATAGGTGTAATCCTCCTTTGATCAGTTTAGGATGATGCTTGTGCCCTTGTGATGTTTTTCCAGGCCTTGCACAAGAAGGATGCAAAATGGATGCTTCAGCTGTACTTTATACGACTGTTAAATCAGCTTGTGCTTCTGTTGCATTGTTACACCAAAAAGAGATAAAGGGGGGAACAGTTTGGGCACGTCAGCTTGGTGGAGAGGTAAAGGAACTTAATTATAGTTGGTGCAACTGTAATGCTGCTTTGATTGTCATAATGAATACATGCTTTATTTCACTGCCTAACCAATAGAGTGGCATTAGCTTGGTGAGGTTTACTGgatttaaacaattttaatgATAGATTTGAAgggaaattttattatgttttaattttcttcgtTATTTAGGGCTCCAAGACTCAGAAGTGGAAACTTATCATCAGAAATATTCCTTTCAAGGTTATCCTTTTCTAAAAGTATTTTTGTGttcattaaatttctttatatGATATGCTCATCTTCCGAACTAGTTTCCGAAAATTACTGCAGGCCAAAGTGAATGAGATAAAAGACATGTTTTCACCAGTAGGGTTAGTCTGGAATGTATATATTCCTCATAATACGGATACAGGGTATTCTAACTCCTCCATAATTTCTTCATCTATcgataaaatttcataacctTTCACTTAGactctaatttttcttttttcaggtTATCCAAGGGATTTGCATTTGTCAAATTCACATGTAAACGGGATGCAGAAAGTGTATGGTTTCTGATCAATGTTTTCTCTATAACATTACTGCTATTGCAGTGTAAACATGCTTTGAATTATGtgtctatttctttttcaggcCATTCAGAAGTTCAATGGCCAAAAGTTTGGTAAAAGACCAATAGCTGTTGACTGGGCAGTTCCAAAGAACATTTACAGTAGTGGCGGAGCTGCTGCTGGTGCGTATGAAGATGGTGATTGTggccattaattaaatttcacttCTTCCAAGGATACATACAAGCTAttgtttctctttctttcttgttaGTATCAAAATCAACCATATTTTGTCATACATATGGTACTGTACAACAGTTGTAAGgtttttctttgttcaaaTTCTTGATTTATGTCAGTTTGTTTAGATATTCATAATCAAATGggcttattttttgtttaaacaTACGTTCCCTAGCCCATCTCTCTCGTCattgtgtgtgtgtctctTTCTACCCTCCTTTGAGTGCTATACCATTATTTAGTGTGTAGAGGTTCTGCCCTTCTGATCCTTTCATTTGCAgtttatttagtatttaataAGTTGGCAAATGATATTTCTATAACTTAATAAACCATTTGTGCTTTCACAGGAGTGCAGAACAAAGGTGATGGGAACAGTGACAGTGGTAGTGATGATGATTTGGGCGATGATGATGCAGAGACTGCTTCAGATGACTCAAATTCATCAGAGAAAGAAGACTTGCCTTCTAATGCTGACTTTGATGAGGAAGTAGACATTGCAAGGAAAGTTCTAAATAAGCTCACTTCTACGACAGGCTCTCTTCCTTCTCTCAGTGATGATTCTGCACTGGTCAAGGGAAACAAGGAGCAGGATTCTGATAAAACAGTTAATGAATCTGCAAAGGTATCAGATGTTTCTAAACTAAACTCCAGCAAAAGCAAACCAAAAAGTCTTAAACAAACAGAGGGAGAAGATGAATTGCAGAATACAATTTTCATATGCAACCTTCCTTTTGATCTTGACAACGAAGAAGTGAAGCAGAGATTTTCTGCATTTGGGGAAGTGGTATCCTTTGTCCCAGTTCTTCATCAAGTCACCAAGTATGGGTTTGGTCTTCAATTTGATGAGTTTCTTTGTTTCCTgttcttttatgtttaaaCTAAATGATCTCCCTGTGCTTACTGCAGGCGACCAAAAGGGACTGGTTTCCTCAAGTTCAAAACAGTAGAGGCAGCTACTGCTGCAGTTTCAGCGTCAAAAACTACTTCAGGTCTGGGAATTTTTCTGAAAGGAAGACAACTGACTGTTTTGAAGGCTTTGGATAAGAAATTGGCTCATGATAAGGAAATGGACAAGTCCAAAAATGAGACTAATGACCACCGAAATCTTTACCTGGCAAAGGTTAGTTTACTTGACCATTTTTCCTTGTTACCTGCTCCAATCCATGGCATTATGTACTATAAATGTTGTGATGTTTGACTTGTCTCCATTCACCAACATGAACTGAtactttttccctttttcccCAAATTTGTAATAGGAAGGCTTAATCCTTGAAGGGACTCCAGCTGCTGAAGGTGTTTCAGATGATGATATGTCAAAACGCCAAATGTAAATCCTTTTCTGTAATCATATAgttcatgattttcaaatgttttgtttatttatttatttttaatatatatctttctcttttattctCTAGCtctataattttgttaatgtcTGAAAAATTCTGTTCGCTTGTTGCCGTATACTTTAATTCCTTCAGAAGAAAAATGTCacaaatttgtttattatgtCAGTTTTGGTTTTTGCATTCTTGATGAATGATGGTGTcgagaagaaattaattaaacatatttaatattcCTGCTGATAAATGagcaattatttttgaagCTTCAAATTCCCACACAACAGGCTTGTAATGTTTTTAGACTCATTGCAGGTTGCATGAGAAAAAGATGACGAAGCTTCAATCCCCGAATTTCCATGTTTCAAGGACAAGACTTGTTATATACAATTTACCCAAGTCAATGACCGAAAAAGGACTGAAAAAGCTCTGTATTGATGCTGTTGTCTCACGAGCCACAAAGCAAAAGCCTGTTATTAAACAGGTTTGCTATCTTTTTTCATTCTCACTTTACTGGCCTATATATAAGGTCACATTTTAAACTGCGATATTGCTCATCCAGATAAAATTCTTGCAAAGTTTGAAGAAGGGAAAAGTTGATACGAAGCATTACTCACGTGGAGTTGCTTTTGTTGAGTTCACAGAGCACCAACATGCGCTTGTAGCTCTAAGAGTTCTTAATAATAACCCAAGTAATGTGTTTTAACACCATTGTTTTGATGCTGCTGATGCTCAATGCAAGACTTAGTGTTTTATtacattcaaattttaaaatcaccTTCCGGCTACTTGCAGAAACTTTTGGTCCCGAACACCGTCCAATTGTGGAGTTCGCTGTTGATAATGTTCAAACACTGAAGCAGAGAAACGCTAAGATACAAGCTCAGCAGCAGCAAAATGTCGAGTCAAACACAATGGATACCTATCCAAACAAACTGGAGAAGTCCAGAAAGCGGAAGCCTATTGGTGACAGTAGATCAGAGAAAGATTCAGGACATGGTGAGGACAGTGTAGTGAATGATGGGGTTcaagaaggaaaaattaataaaaagcaTAAAGCTAACAAGAAGCAGAAGCACAATCCTGCTAGTGACGAAGCAGAAGTCTCTTTAAGAGATAACGGTGAAGGGAAGACAAAAGGCCCAAAGAGAAACAGAAAGGATCGCCCGGACCGTCAGAAGCCTGATGTTGAAACTTCAACCAAAGGTAATGATGCACGTAAATCAAATTCTTCTGAACAAGCGCATTTTCGGTCACAAAAGAGGAAGCTGGGATACCAAACTGAAGGACTGGTGGGTGATAAatcaatgaaaagaaaaaggccaaaaaagaacaaagacACAGCGGGTAGAGAAGCTGTAGACAAACTTGACGTGCTGATCGAAAAGTACAGAACCAAGTTCTCACAGCAGGGTTCTAACAAACCTGACGGTGGCAGGCAAGGTTCAAAACAACTCCGAAGATGGTTCCAGTCGTAAGCTTTTGTTACAAGTTTTAAGGCATGTCATCACAGTTTCTTCTATAGAGCTGATGAGGCAATCCTTTAAAATGTAGATCTACTTGCTACAAGTTTTGTGCAATTCTAGATTGAAAATTCTGGCTatcaaaaaaaggaaaaaaaaaaaagattgaaaattttgtagtcGTTGAATCCTACTGCCTTTCATAAGTTGAATTTTGCTATCAGTTGAGAAATTCATAGGACATTTGTAACTTATCAGATGTGGAATTAGGTCTCGTACAACTGTTTTTAGGTACACTGGTTTGTTTATCCATTCACCAGGTCTcttctaaatatttgaaagcAAACGCGGTCCCTTTTTGACCCAGATACATGAAGCAGAAATGCCCCGTTTTGCGACccagatttttcatttttttgtttgtttctttaaaGTTTGATTGATACAAACTTAAAACTCTTTTCTGAAAATAAACCAATTtctaaaactaattaaaaagataactCAAAACGCAACAAATCCTTCCAGCTTCTagtatttaattagttatacGGCAAGAAATGCTATAATTGACAGCTTGATCGTCAACTTATCACAAACGGGGGCAGGTGGTATTTGCTGAGTGTGACTTTGATGCTATCAGTTTGTTACAAAATTACGCAGTACTTATCCATTACGACAAATAAGTAAGAAGATCAACATCACTATTAAGACTTGTATTGTTGGATCTAAGCACAATTTTAGAatgcatatttctttttcatgggCTGCAAATTTACGATaagatagatttttttttttaataatgttatatAGGACTGTTACTGATATTACATcagatattacaattaatatttacaaacagaCTCTACAATTGAGACCTTCGTCGTGGCATGTACTCCTCTGAAGCGCtgctcaaattttttaaaccctctcaaatattcgagggttGTCCACTTCACTCACATTTTGCGAGAGATAGACTgactccactcaattatttgataattgagggaGGATTGTAAATAACctccataaatatttttatggaggctcgaacccttgcactcaacattgtaagtgCAAGAGCTCACCCACTGGACCAAAAGCCCATTGATACGATAAGATGATTAATATCACGAAAGTGGATGAACCCATGttgtatttttacattttctgCTTGTTTAATTGGATGAGCATGCATTTAATACGGAggttaatgaatttatttttattaaaaaaaaggcactgtttttttaatataacaaataacaataaaaggcCACATTAGTTGAAAAGAGAGCACataatatatacatgtatCATATAACTTAATAGATTGTGACTCGTACtatagttttaatttatttctttttttatcatataactTATATAATACTTTCAAAAATTGTTTATGcataccataaaaaataaaactatctATGATTTTATGCTTGTGAAGGTGTGgtttataatgaaaaaattgagttaagataaattatttggATCTTAGTTACAAATGTAATTGTCACATAAACTACGGTCATGAACGAAGGAGCTACGGCATTCAgaatgccttttttttttttttggtgaattGTACATGCATGTTGCAGATATATCGTTtcgttgaattttttttaatacttcaATTAATTCCTTTGTTCAATTCTTTTCACATTTCACATGCTGTGTAGATAATGATAGTTTCCTATCTTTTTCTCCGGCCAGCATCATActcatttttaaaagttaaaaaattaattttagtatttagtaattttttttataaaactcagaaaaaggaataatttttcaaaatttaattattagaataAGTTTTATACTTACAATTTCGTACATATCCTGATATATATTATACAAATTCgaaattatctttattcaattaagaaataatattaagatgattattatcataatcatagattatattgagataacaaagtaaaaaaatacaataggtatcaattattttatatacatgtcaaaaatattatatacgcataaatatattaaataaattttatttaatgttaacCCTATTTTGGTCATTTACATGcttataacattttaaaagtGAGAATTGCTAAATACAtacaattgtttttaaaactcgcagtatttttaaaaataaattttatcaaacatttagttaattttttatacaactgattatttttacagcaCAACTGACAACAACTCTATTAAAATCTTTAGGATTAATAAAATGGTCCTACATCCAATCacaataaatttcaattacgCAAAACAATGACCACATAAAAAACCAGTACTTCTAATTCCTAGTTAGTTCAATTATTGAACAATAAAGGTCAAAAAGTTTgggcatttaattttttccctcGATTAAACAGGATATGAAGCTTCCTATTCTCCAATTCAATCACCTTGATTGTTAAGttgacttttgtttgaaatttggtGCAGAATTGACAGCCCACATCGGtagttaaattttgattttatggaAAAAATCGTCTTTCAAAACTCGGCATGTTTTGTAGAATGTGTTTACATATTCTCATGATTTATACTAACTGAGTTTATTTAAGTGAATTAGCCATGACTCATTAAATTATCATcacacaaattaaatctttatcATCTGCAACGTAAAATTTATGACTTAAATTGATGGACATATAATTAGAATTTGTTACAAGAGTTAGTTGAATTCATGTGTCAAAACTAAGACcaaactgaaattttttaaaattgctttgtaaattatatatatatatcgtcAATGTTGCCATGCATTTTAAATCAACACCATCTCTTTTATCACGCATAAATTAAGGGTATATAGTTAAAAACAGAATGGCTACTGCTTTGCTGCAGTATAAAACCCACACTGCAACCTCTCTTCTTCTCACTTACGctcactttctttttccacAACACTTCACATTGTCTGGTTACCTTAAAAAATGGCAGCTAGCTCCGGTTCCAAGTCAATTTTCATGTCCATTGTCCTGTCCCTATGTCTCCATTTGACACTCAGCAGTGTTACTTATGACAGCAAGGCTCTTATCATTAATGGGCAGAGAAGAATTCTCTTCTCTGGCTCCATTCACTATCCAAGAAGCTCACATGAGGTTAAAACTCAAACCATTTTCTCTCACTTTcccttttaatattttccGAGAAAATGTGCTTACAAACGAAACAATGTATGTGATTATGAACGCATAATGCAGATGTGGGAAGGCCTCATACAGAAAGCAAAAGATGGTGGGTTAGATGTTATTGACACTTACGTGTTTTGGAATGTCCACGAGCCTTCTCCTGGCAATGTACTTTTCTCTTTAAAGCTCAGTTTGTATACTTCCACTCTGTTTTTCCCCTAATATTTATTGCATACTCTTGTACTTTCTGCCATTTTTGTTACTCTTTTGTTGTCATATTCTTATGATATTTAGTCAAtttgttttgtgaattttagtATAATTTTGAGGGGAGATACGATTTGGTTCGGTTCATCAAGTTGGTGCAGAAAGCCGGGTTGTATGTGCATCTTCGAATTGGACCATACATATGTGCAGAGTGGAATTTTGGGTGatgactttttctttttcattacaAATAATGGTTTATCTTTgatacatttattttcttaaaattcatCACTTATGTTCTTTCTTTCAGTGGGTTTCCTGTTTGGTTGAAGTTTGTCCAAGGCATCAGCTTTAGAACTGATAATAAGCCTTTCAAGGTTTGCATGTAACAAagataattgataaaaaaaagaaaagaaacgaatgtttgtttgtttgtttagtaTCTTACAGGCTTTGTTTTGTAGCATGCAATGCAAAATTTCACCCAAAAGATTGTCCAGATGATGAAGGATGAAAAGTTATTTAAGTCTCAAGGTGGACCAATAATCCTCTCTCAGGTAAATTTAAGGCTATTAAGGAAGCAATAG
This window of the Citrus sinensis cultivar Valencia sweet orange chromosome 8, DVS_A1.0, whole genome shotgun sequence genome carries:
- the LOC102622608 gene encoding uncharacterized protein LOC102622608 isoform X1; this translates as MGKNKKNRGGEKSEHSPSTVFVNNLPYSFTNSQLEEAFSDVGPIRRCFMVTKKGSNEHRGFGYVQFAVMEDANRAVEMKNGTSVGGRKIGVKHAMHRASLEQRRSKVTQEVQADDIEKTMDNKDDVISGAEKHSSKLLESGKTVKPRKAATLGIDLADKEDCSQKQRVARTVIIGGLLNADMAEEVHRLAGSIGTVCSVTYPLPKEELEQHGLAQEGCKMDASAVLYTTVKSACASVALLHQKEIKGGTVWARQLGGEGSKTQKWKLIIRNIPFKAKVNEIKDMFSPVGLVWNVYIPHNTDTGLSKGFAFVKFTCKRDAESAIQKFNGQKFGKRPIAVDWAVPKNIYSSGGAAAGAYEDGVQNKGDGNSDSGSDDDLGDDDAETASDDSNSSEKEDLPSNADFDEEVDIARKVLNKLTSTTGSLPSLSDDSALVKGNKEQDSDKTVNESAKVSDVSKLNSSKSKPKSLKQTEGEDELQNTIFICNLPFDLDNEEVKQRFSAFGEVVSFVPVLHQVTKRPKGTGFLKFKTVEAATAAVSASKTTSGLGIFLKGRQLTVLKALDKKLAHDKEMDKSKNETNDHRNLYLAKEGLILEGTPAAEGVSDDDMSKRQMLHEKKMTKLQSPNFHVSRTRLVIYNLPKSMTEKGLKKLCIDAVVSRATKQKPVIKQIKFLQSLKKGKVDTKHYSRGVAFVEFTEHQHALVALRVLNNNPKTFGPEHRPIVEFAVDNVQTLKQRNAKIQAQQQQNVESNTMDTYPNKLEKSRKRKPIGDSRSEKDSGHGEDSVVNDGVQEGKINKKHKANKKQKHNPASDEAEVSLRDNGEGKTKGPKRNRKDRPDRQKPDVETSTKGNDARKSNSSEQAHFRSQKRKLGYQTEGLVGDKSMKRKRPKKNKDTAGREAVDKLDVLIEKYRTKFSQQGSNKPDGGRQGSKQLRRWFQS
- the LOC102622608 gene encoding uncharacterized protein LOC102622608 isoform X2, whose translation is MGKNKKNRGGEKSEHSPSTVFVNNLPYSFTNSQLEEAFSDVGPIRRCFMVTKKGSNEHRGFGYVQFAVMEDANRAVEMKNGTSVGGRKIGVKHAMHRASLEQRRSKVTQEVQADDIEKTMDNKDDVISGAEKHSSKLLESGKTVKPRKAATLGIDLADKEDCSQKQRVARTVIIGGLLNADMAEEVHRLAGSIGTVCSVTYPLPKEELEQHGLAQEGCKMDASAVLYTTVKSACASVALLHQKEIKGGTVWARQLGGEGSKTQKWKLIIRNIPFKAKVNEIKDMFSPVGLVWNVYIPHNTDTGLSKGFAFVKFTCKRDAESAIQKFNGQKFGKRPIAVDWAVPKNIYSSGGAAAGVQNKGDGNSDSGSDDDLGDDDAETASDDSNSSEKEDLPSNADFDEEVDIARKVLNKLTSTTGSLPSLSDDSALVKGNKEQDSDKTVNESAKVSDVSKLNSSKSKPKSLKQTEGEDELQNTIFICNLPFDLDNEEVKQRFSAFGEVVSFVPVLHQVTKRPKGTGFLKFKTVEAATAAVSASKTTSGLGIFLKGRQLTVLKALDKKLAHDKEMDKSKNETNDHRNLYLAKEGLILEGTPAAEGVSDDDMSKRQMLHEKKMTKLQSPNFHVSRTRLVIYNLPKSMTEKGLKKLCIDAVVSRATKQKPVIKQIKFLQSLKKGKVDTKHYSRGVAFVEFTEHQHALVALRVLNNNPKTFGPEHRPIVEFAVDNVQTLKQRNAKIQAQQQQNVESNTMDTYPNKLEKSRKRKPIGDSRSEKDSGHGEDSVVNDGVQEGKINKKHKANKKQKHNPASDEAEVSLRDNGEGKTKGPKRNRKDRPDRQKPDVETSTKGNDARKSNSSEQAHFRSQKRKLGYQTEGLVGDKSMKRKRPKKNKDTAGREAVDKLDVLIEKYRTKFSQQGSNKPDGGRQGSKQLRRWFQS